A single window of Sporosarcina sp. 6E9 DNA harbors:
- a CDS encoding chorismate synthase, which translates to MFSWLFRTETEKKRDNYYDLYKSLQDALKEHNKKVAQAESSYSSYISSVPSLSNFKIPSNDFDPKREELNRKLNKHFSEEKQKRSELNSASNQAYQRYVYYKNLAIREAEAKAEKERKEREERRDGGR; encoded by the coding sequence GTGTTCAGTTGGCTTTTTAGAACGGAAACTGAGAAGAAAAGAGATAACTATTACGATTTATACAAAAGCTTGCAAGATGCGTTAAAGGAACATAATAAAAAGGTTGCTCAAGCTGAATCCTCCTATTCAAGTTATATTAGCTCTGTTCCAAGTCTATCTAATTTCAAAATACCATCGAATGATTTTGATCCAAAACGCGAGGAATTGAATAGAAAGTTAAATAAACACTTTAGCGAAGAAAAACAAAAAAGAAGTGAACTAAATAGTGCTAGTAACCAAGCCTATCAGCGGTATGTATATTATAAGAATCTAGCTATCAGAGAAGCCGAAGCAAAGGCGGAAAAAGAACGTAAAGAAAGAGAGGAGCGACGCGATGGAGGCCGTTAA